A segment of the Yersinia rochesterensis genome:
AAACCTTTTTTTGCAGATGGACCTAATGGGTTCAGATGTGAATAAAAATAAAATGGCCGAGATTGATAGTTTACGTGCCAAGTTAATATCCGCCGTCGCCTCGGGGAAAGCTGCTGATGCCTTAATGGCTATAGATTATTCTCCCGCAATTCGTTGCGAGCTATTAGATTACTTTCGTCATTTTATGGCACAAATGCCCGATATCCGTGGCAAAAATGTATTGGCGGCCTATGCAAATACTTTGCAGATAATTCTCAGCGATAAACTGACGAGTCCGAAGAGTATTGAACAGAAATTAAGTGATGCCTGGCATCAGTATGCATTGCCATTTTTCATGCAGCACAATTCAGTATTGCGTAATTATTTTCTTTATCGTATTCATCATGACCAATTAGCCATGGGGGATAAGTCGGCGGTTGCTGTATTTAATCTTCAAGTGATAGATTTCTTCTTTCTGAAAGCACTCATCTCAGCCCATGTTAGCCATCACGGAGAGATAACCGAAAGTCACGTGATTGATATCATATATTCTTACCATGCGTGTCGTGATTCCACTGATAACTCAAGCCAGAAGTTTAAACAAGATGTCATGGATTTAGCGCTAAAAGAGGATTTCCCCTTATTATCGCTGCTGACGTAAATGGATGTTGGGGCCAACTGAATTAGCCCCGAAAAATTAAGCACTCTTTATCGATGGGGTTTTATATTTAGCCAAATATTGCGGCTGGAAAATACACATGCGAATGGCAGTGCGATATTCACCATTGATAAAGAACTCTTGTTTTAACTCGCCTTCCAATTCAAAGCCCAATTTGCTGTAGATATGAATTGCTTTCTCATTTTCTTTATCCACAATCAAATACAGTTTATAGAGGTTCAGTACGGAAAAACCGTATTCCATTGCTAACTTTGCTGCTGAACCGGCATAACCTTTGCCTTGATGGGCTGGGTCGATAATAATCTGAAACTCAGCACGGCGATGAATGTGATTAATTTCAACTAACTCAACCAGACCGACTTTTGTCCCCTGGCTTTCAATAATAAAGCGGCGTTCGCTTTGATCATGAATATGTTTATCATACAGATCAGACAGCTCGACGAAAGCCTCATAAGGCTCTTCAAACCAATAGCGCATAACGCTGGCATTGTTATCTAACTGATGTACAAACGGCAGATCATCCCGTTCCAACGGACGTAACCGGACGCTGCTAGTGGTAGACATGCTGATTCCTCATATGACGACAGCGGCTGCTGCCCTAAAAATTATACTATTAGCACAAGGTATAAGCACAGGGGAATTAAAAAAGGCGCTCACCTTAAATGGCTGCGCCTTTAATCAATATCACTTAACCTGTCTTTACTCAGCCGCATAACCCTGTGGTGGCAAACGTTTATCATCTAACCACGCTGCATTCTCGCGCATTGCTAAACGGCCATCAGTAAACCAACCGACCACTAACGGGTAAATACTGTGTTCTTGAGTTTGGACTCTCTCGACCACATCCTCTTCAGTATCATCACTGAAAATCGGGACTTTGGCTTGCAGGATGACCGGGCCGCCATCCAGTTCTTCCGTCACAAAATGGACTGAAGTACCGTGCTCAAGATCGCCGTTTTCCAATGCTTGACGATGGGTATGCAAGCCGGGATATTTCGGTAACAGTGAGGGGTGAATATTCAACATCCGACCAGCATAATGCTGAACAAACTCTGGACTGAGAATGCGCATATAGCCCGCCAGTACCACTAAATCAGGCTGATATTCATCAATAGCTTGCGCTAATGCCAAATCGAAACTGGCACGCGAGGCATAAGATTTGGCATCTATTGCATGGTGTGCAATGCCCGCCAATTCAGCACGCTCTAATCCATAAGCTTGCAGATTATTACTGAAGACAGCACTAATCTCGCCTGAAATACGCCCTTGCTGTTGGGCGTCTATCAGTGCCTGCAAATTACTGCCTTGGCCCGAGACCAAAACCACTATTTTTTTCATAATACCCTTCGGACTTGAAGCTGCAGGGGTGTTGGCTGCACTCACTTACCCGAATCATTTACTGATGTAAACTCATCGGGTTCATTCATTTGCCGCCTACCTGCCACTTCAATGACTTTGGGTAATACCCTTCGGACTTGAAGCTGCAGGGGGGTTGGCGATGTTATGGATTGATAATAACTTGCTCTACACCATCTGCCGCCGCCGCAATGACACCAATTTTCCAAGCTTTTTCGCCAGAGGCTGTCAGCAACTCAACCGCAATATCAGCCAGTTCCGCAGGTAAGGCAACAACCATGCCGACGCCGCAGTTAAATGTGCGGTACATTTCGTGGCGGCTAACATTACCGGCCTCTTGCAACCAGCTAAATACTGCGGGCCACTGCCAGCTATTTTCATTAATAACCGCTTGAGTTCCTTGTGGTAATACGCGTGGGATATTTTCCCAGAAGCCGCCACCGGTCAAGTGAGCAATCGCATGGATATCAAGTTGCTCAATCAAGCTAAGAATGGATTTTACATAGATTTTGGTCGGTTCCAGCAAATGGTCGGCCAGAGATTTACCGTCTAATTGAGTCTGTTCTGGGTCAGTATTGCTGACTTCCAGAATTTTACGCACCAGTGAATAGCCATTAGAATGCGGGCCGCTGGCACCTAAAGCCACCAGAGCATCGCCCGGCGCGACTTTACTGCCGTCGATGATTTCAGATTTTTCGACCACGCCGACACAAAAGCCTGCTACGTCATAATCTTCGCCGTGGTACATCCCCGGCATTTCGGCGGTTTCGCCCCC
Coding sequences within it:
- the fliB gene encoding flagellin lysine-N-methylase; the protein is MKELLITQPDFMETFNCVGTACREHCCKGQNVTLDRNRYQKYIKSPYADIKRIAISHISVTQDSLASWANIHPDSQGCCPFLDEQQLCQIHKHAGANALSNCCATYPRIEHIYKNQKIKSMSLSCPEVTRKVLFSPEALTLRFSTIHQYDYYKAPDIIIDQRLANRACVAIIAASEESNVIEESLWAINLFLQMDLMGSDVNKNKMAEIDSLRAKLISAVASGKAADALMAIDYSPAIRCELLDYFRHFMAQMPDIRGKNVLAAYANTLQIILSDKLTSPKSIEQKLSDAWHQYALPFFMQHNSVLRNYFLYRIHHDQLAMGDKSAVAVFNLQVIDFFFLKALISAHVSHHGEITESHVIDIIYSYHACRDSTDNSSQKFKQDVMDLALKEDFPLLSLLT
- the purM gene encoding phosphoribosylformylglycinamidine cyclo-ligase; its protein translation is MTNKTSLSYKDAGVDIDAGNDLVDRIKGVVKQTRRPEVMGGLGGFGALCALPQKYREPILVSGTDGVGTKLRLAMDLKRHDTIGIDLVAMCVNDLVVQGAEPLFFLDYFATGKLDVDTAASVITGIAEGCKQSGCALVGGETAEMPGMYHGEDYDVAGFCVGVVEKSEIIDGSKVAPGDALVALGASGPHSNGYSLVRKILEVSNTDPEQTQLDGKSLADHLLEPTKIYVKSILSLIEQLDIHAIAHLTGGGFWENIPRVLPQGTQAVINENSWQWPAVFSWLQEAGNVSRHEMYRTFNCGVGMVVALPAELADIAVELLTASGEKAWKIGVIAAAADGVEQVIINP
- the purN gene encoding phosphoribosylglycinamide formyltransferase; protein product: MKKIVVLVSGQGSNLQALIDAQQQGRISGEISAVFSNNLQAYGLERAELAGIAHHAIDAKSYASRASFDLALAQAIDEYQPDLVVLAGYMRILSPEFVQHYAGRMLNIHPSLLPKYPGLHTHRQALENGDLEHGTSVHFVTEELDGGPVILQAKVPIFSDDTEEDVVERVQTQEHSIYPLVVGWFTDGRLAMRENAAWLDDKRLPPQGYAAE
- the speG gene encoding spermidine N1-acetyltransferase — translated: MSTTSSVRLRPLERDDLPFVHQLDNNASVMRYWFEEPYEAFVELSDLYDKHIHDQSERRFIIESQGTKVGLVELVEINHIHRRAEFQIIIDPAHQGKGYAGSAAKLAMEYGFSVLNLYKLYLIVDKENEKAIHIYSKLGFELEGELKQEFFINGEYRTAIRMCIFQPQYLAKYKTPSIKSA